The following DNA comes from Mucilaginibacter jinjuensis.
TTAACGGGTATCACCAATTTTAAACCAGACCATACTTCATCTACAGCACATACTTTAATATCAACCAGTCCAATTTGTAAGCCGTAATTGTGGATTATATCTTCTGTTATATCTGTTGGTACTTTCGAAGCTTTCTTCGGCCACGAAACCCAGATCATCCCATTTTGCCTGATAGCTGCCTTTATTAAAGGCAGCTGTTGCTCATATTCATCTCTTTGTTTGGTGAAGAAATGGACAAAATCGAGCTCCCTGTCTCCTAT
Coding sequences within:
- a CDS encoding DUF3052 domain-containing protein, encoding MAGYSATPLAKKLGIKDGFQINLINAPDYYFSLFTDLPANLSINTIGDRELDFVHFFTKQRDEYEQQLPLIKAAIRQNGMIWVSWPKKASKVPTDITEDIIHNYGLQIGLVDIKVCAVDEVWSGLKLVIPVKDRV